The proteins below come from a single Danio aesculapii chromosome 25, fDanAes4.1, whole genome shotgun sequence genomic window:
- the LOC130219106 gene encoding olfactomedin-4-like, protein MSQSNVFILLVCIPLILSQSVKGQDCVCDLQYSDSDFPENKLDNVELTASQCTGNITSEKMTEIDRLVLGLQHRIWQLVDNVSMLEKEDNGNLYAAVSLRIIELELAEIQDLLDKLNKTTNNYQQLSVETAAELQDMEETMEELERFDHSQVMVKQRENQRIRRDLERCKNVLNSTSPPPTISPGHCGLGHLVNVSGPKTYSLTVYGTSYTFGAWGRDANPAPGDENKYWLVVLSSSNVFGNFIRQYSSLSTFILGIVPTDTYISSSNPTTNTIQGPNMVMYANALYYNCYNIYSVCQFNLTTKTVSTVALPNDAGYNNKFPFAHLGTTYGYTDMDFVTDESGVYVIYATTSNFGNVVISKVETSNPPVLGQTWSTSLHKKTITNTFMVCGVLYATRYLDQVTEEIFYSYDTKTNKERYDLRINIKKMQANIKFMNYDPRDHLLYVFNDAYIATYETKFERV, encoded by the exons ATGAGTCAGTCAAACGTCTTCATTTTGCTGGTCTGCATTCCTCTCATTTTATCACag TCAGTGAAAGGCCAGGACTGTGTGTGTGACCTTCAATATTCAGATTCTGATTTCCCTGAGAATAAACTCGACAACGTTGAGCTCACTGCTTCACAATGCACTGGAAACATCACTTCAGAAAAG ATGACAGAGATCGACAGGCTTGTGTTGGGTCTACAACACCGCATCTGGCAGCTTGTGGACAATGTGTCCATGCTGGAAAAAGAAGACAACGGAAATCTGTATGCAGCTGTATCTCTGCGCATTATTGAATTAGAGTTAGCAGAGATTCAAGACCTTCTGGACAAACTCAACAAAACAACCAACAACTACCAGCAGCTCAGTGTAGAGACTGCAGCAGAG CTTCAGGATATGGAGGAAACTATGGAGGAACTGGAAAGGTTTGACCACTCACAGGTAATGGTGAAACAGCGTGAGAACCAGCGTATTAGGAGAGATCTAGAACGGTGCAAAAATGTGCTCAACAGTACATCACCACCCCCTACAATTTCCCCAG gTCACTGTGGTCTGGGTCACTTGGTGAATGTATCTGGACCTAAAACGTACTCGCTCACAGTGTATGGAACGTCCTATACTTTTGGTGCTTGGGGTCGAGATGCAAATCCTGCTCCAGGAGACGAGAACAAATACTGGCTGGTGGTGCTGTCAAGTAGTAATGTATTTGGGAACTTCATTCGCCAGTATAGTAGTCTCAGTACTTTTATATTAGGTATAGTACCAACAGATACATATATATCAAGCTCAAATCCTACAACAAACACAATTCAGGGTCCAAACATGGTCATGTATGCCAACGCGCTCTACTATAACTGCTACAATATATACTCTGTCTGTCAGTTCAACCTGACCACTAAAACTGTCAGTACTGTGGCTTTACCCAATGATGCAGGTTATAACAACAAGTTTCCATTCGCACATCTCGGCACAACATACGGCTACACAGACATGGATTTTGTCACAGATGAATCAGGCGTCTATGTTATATACGCAACCACAAGCAACTTTGGAAATGTGGTGATCAGTAAAGTTGAGACTAGTAACCCGCCTGTTTTGGGCCAAACTTGGTCCACTTCTCTTCACAAAAAGACCATCACGAACACTTTCATGGTCTGTGGTGTGCTTTATGCGACTCGATACCTGGATCAAGTAACAGAAGAGATCTTTTACTCTTACGACACCAAAACCAACAAAGAGCGCTATGATTTGAGAATTAACATTAAGAAGATGCAGGCTAATATTAAGTTTATGAATTATGACCCCAGGGATCATTTGCTGTATGTTTTTAATGATGCCTACATTGCGACTTATGAAACCAAGTTTGAGAGAGTTTAA